A stretch of the Pan troglodytes isolate AG18354 chromosome 20, NHGRI_mPanTro3-v2.0_pri, whole genome shotgun sequence genome encodes the following:
- the DMKN gene encoding dermokine isoform X20: MKFQGSLACLLLALCLGSGEAGPLQSGGESTGTNIGEAIGHGMGDALSQGVGKAIGKEAGGAAGSKVSEALGQGTREAVGTGVRQVPGFGAADALGNRVGEAAHALGNTGHEIGRQAEDVIRHRADAVRSSWQGVPDHSGAWETSGGHGIFGSQGGLGGQGQGNPGGLGTPWVHGYPGNSAGSFGINPQGAPWGQGGNGGPPNFGTNTQGAVAQPGYGAVRASNQNEGCTNPPPSGSGGGSSNSGGGSGSQSGSSGSGSSGSGSNGDNNNGSSSGGSSSGGSSGNSGGGNSGGNSSGSSSGGSSGNSGGSSSNNGGSRGDSGSESSWGSSTGSSSGNHGGSGGGNGHKPGCEKPGNEARGSGESGIQGFRGQGVSSNMREISKEGNRLLGGSGDNYRNSETSPGMFNFDTFWKNFKSKLGFINWDAINKDQRSSRIP; the protein is encoded by the exons ATGAAGTTCCAGGGGTCCCTGGCCTGCCTCCTGCTGGCCCTCTGCCTGGGCAGTGGGGAGGCTGGCCCCCTGCAGAGCGGAGGGGAAAGCACTGGGACAAATATTGGGGAGGCCATCGGACATGGCATGGGAGACGCCCTGAGCCAAGGGGTGGGAAAGGCCATTGGCAAAGAGGCCGGAGGGGCAGCCGGCTCTAAAGTCAGTGAGGCCCTTGGCCAAGGGACCAGAGAAGCAGTTGGCACTGGAGTCAGGCAGGTTCCAGGCTTTGGCGCAGCAGATGCTTTGGGCAACAGGGTCGGGGAAGCAGCCCATGCTCTGGGAAACACTGGGCATGAGATTGGCAGACAGGCGGAAGACGTCATTCGACACAGAGCAGATGCTGTCCGCAGCTCCTGGCAGGGGGTGCCTGACCACAGTGGTGCTTGG GAAACTTCTGGAGGCCATGGCATCTTTGGCTCTCAAGGTGGCCTtggaggccagggccagggcaaTCCTGGAGGTCTGGGGACTCCGTGGGTCCACGGATACCCCGGAAACTCAGCAGGCAGCTTTGGAATCAACCCTCAGGGAGCTCCCTGGGGTCAAGGAGGCAATGGAGGGCCACCAAACTTTGGGACCAACACTCAG GGAGCTGTGGCCCAGCCTGGCTACGGTGCAGTGAGAGCCAGCAACCAGAATGAAGGG TGCACTAACCCCCCACCATCTGGCTCAGGCGGAGGCTCCAGCAACTCTGGG GGAGGCAGCGGCTCACAGTCGggcagcagtggcagtggcagcagtggcagtggcagcaaTGGTGACAACAACAATggcagcagcagtggtggcagcagcagtggtggcagcagtggcaACAGCGGTGGCGGCAACAGCGGTGGCaacagcagtggcagcagcagtggtggcagcagtggcaacagtggtggcagcagcagcaacaatggTGGCAGCAGAGGTGACAGCGGCAGTGAGTCCTCCTGG GGATCCAGCACCGGCTCCTCCTCCGGCAACCACGGTGGGAGCGGCGGAGGAAATGGACATAAACCCGGG TGTGAAAAGCCAGGGAATGAAGCCCGCGGGAGCGGGGAATCTGGGATTCAG GGCTTCAGAGGACAGGGAGTTTCCAGCAACATGAGG GAAATAAGCAAAGAGGGCAATCGCCTCCTTGGAGGCTCTGGAGACAATTATCGG AACTCTGAGACGTCTCCTGGGATGTTTAACTTTGACACTTTCTGGAAG AATTTTAAATCCAAGCTGGGTTTCATCAACTGGGATGCCATAAACAAG GACCAGAGAAGCTCTCGCATCCCATGA
- the DMKN gene encoding dermokine isoform X19: MKFQGSLACLLLALCLGSGEAGPLQSGGESTGTNIGEAIGHGMGDALSQGVGKAIGKEAGGAAGSKVSEALGQGTREAVGTGVRQVPGFGAADALGNRVGEAAHALGNTGHEIGRQAEDVIRHRADAVRSSWQGVPDHSGAWETSGGHGIFGSQGGLGGQGQGNPGGLGTPWVHGYPGNSAGSFGINPQGAPWGQGGNGGPPNFGTNTQGAVAQPGYGAVRASNQNEGCTNPPPSGSGGGSSNSGGGSGSQSGSSGSGSSGSGSNGDNNNGSSSGGSSSGGSSGNSGGGNSGGNSSGSSSGGSSGNSGGSSSNNGGSRGDSGSESSWGSSTGSSSGNHGGSGGGNGHKPGCEKPGNEARGSGESGIQGFRGQGVSSNMREISKEGNRLLGGSGDNYRGQGSSWGSGGGDAVGGVNTVNSETSPGMFNFDTFWKNFKSKLGFINWDAINKDQRSSRIP, translated from the exons ATGAAGTTCCAGGGGTCCCTGGCCTGCCTCCTGCTGGCCCTCTGCCTGGGCAGTGGGGAGGCTGGCCCCCTGCAGAGCGGAGGGGAAAGCACTGGGACAAATATTGGGGAGGCCATCGGACATGGCATGGGAGACGCCCTGAGCCAAGGGGTGGGAAAGGCCATTGGCAAAGAGGCCGGAGGGGCAGCCGGCTCTAAAGTCAGTGAGGCCCTTGGCCAAGGGACCAGAGAAGCAGTTGGCACTGGAGTCAGGCAGGTTCCAGGCTTTGGCGCAGCAGATGCTTTGGGCAACAGGGTCGGGGAAGCAGCCCATGCTCTGGGAAACACTGGGCATGAGATTGGCAGACAGGCGGAAGACGTCATTCGACACAGAGCAGATGCTGTCCGCAGCTCCTGGCAGGGGGTGCCTGACCACAGTGGTGCTTGG GAAACTTCTGGAGGCCATGGCATCTTTGGCTCTCAAGGTGGCCTtggaggccagggccagggcaaTCCTGGAGGTCTGGGGACTCCGTGGGTCCACGGATACCCCGGAAACTCAGCAGGCAGCTTTGGAATCAACCCTCAGGGAGCTCCCTGGGGTCAAGGAGGCAATGGAGGGCCACCAAACTTTGGGACCAACACTCAG GGAGCTGTGGCCCAGCCTGGCTACGGTGCAGTGAGAGCCAGCAACCAGAATGAAGGG TGCACTAACCCCCCACCATCTGGCTCAGGCGGAGGCTCCAGCAACTCTGGG GGAGGCAGCGGCTCACAGTCGggcagcagtggcagtggcagcagtggcagtggcagcaaTGGTGACAACAACAATggcagcagcagtggtggcagcagcagtggtggcagcagtggcaACAGCGGTGGCGGCAACAGCGGTGGCaacagcagtggcagcagcagtggtggcagcagtggcaacagtggtggcagcagcagcaacaatggTGGCAGCAGAGGTGACAGCGGCAGTGAGTCCTCCTGG GGATCCAGCACCGGCTCCTCCTCCGGCAACCACGGTGGGAGCGGCGGAGGAAATGGACATAAACCCGGG TGTGAAAAGCCAGGGAATGAAGCCCGCGGGAGCGGGGAATCTGGGATTCAG GGCTTCAGAGGACAGGGAGTTTCCAGCAACATGAGG GAAATAAGCAAAGAGGGCAATCGCCTCCTTGGAGGCTCTGGAGACAATTATCGG GGGCAAGGGTCGAGCTGGGGCAGTGGAGGAGGTGACGCTGTTGGTGGAGTCAATACTGTG AACTCTGAGACGTCTCCTGGGATGTTTAACTTTGACACTTTCTGGAAG AATTTTAAATCCAAGCTGGGTTTCATCAACTGGGATGCCATAAACAAG GACCAGAGAAGCTCTCGCATCCCATGA
- the DMKN gene encoding dermokine isoform X34: protein MLGITSCSDQQAKEGEGLEGSSTGSSSGNHGGSGGGNGHKPGNSETSPGMFNFDTFWKNFKSKLGFINWDAINKDQRSSRIP from the exons ATGCTCGGAATAACTTCCTGCAGCGACCAACAGGCTAAAGAGGGGGAAGGTCTGGAG GGATCCAGCACCGGCTCCTCCTCCGGCAACCACGGTGGGAGCGGCGGAGGAAATGGACATAAACCCGGG AACTCTGAGACGTCTCCTGGGATGTTTAACTTTGACACTTTCTGGAAG AATTTTAAATCCAAGCTGGGTTTCATCAACTGGGATGCCATAAACAAG GACCAGAGAAGCTCTCGCATCCCATGA
- the DMKN gene encoding dermokine isoform X33, producing MLGITSCSDQQAKEGEGLEGSSTGSSSGNHGGSGGGNGHKPGCEKPGNEARGSGESGIQNSETSPGMFNFDTFWKNFKSKLGFINWDAINKDQRSSRIP from the exons ATGCTCGGAATAACTTCCTGCAGCGACCAACAGGCTAAAGAGGGGGAAGGTCTGGAG GGATCCAGCACCGGCTCCTCCTCCGGCAACCACGGTGGGAGCGGCGGAGGAAATGGACATAAACCCGGG TGTGAAAAGCCAGGGAATGAAGCCCGCGGGAGCGGGGAATCTGGGATTCAG AACTCTGAGACGTCTCCTGGGATGTTTAACTTTGACACTTTCTGGAAG AATTTTAAATCCAAGCTGGGTTTCATCAACTGGGATGCCATAAACAAG GACCAGAGAAGCTCTCGCATCCCATGA